From the genome of Cystobacter fuscus DSM 2262:
TGGGGAGATTGCTCAGGGTGTGGCCGCCGCTCCACTCCCGGTTGAGGGTGATCCACACCCGCTTCGTGACGTCATCGTAGGACGCGAAGTAGTCCACGTCCGCCCTCAGGGCCACGCCATCCAACGTGAGGCGCGAGAGCGGCGCATACATGTCGCGGATGAGGAAGATGGGGTTGTGCAGCGCGCCGCCCGCGGCGTTCAGACCCACGGAGAAGCTGCCATCCGTATCCGCCTTGAACTCGTGGACGCCGTAGACGCCGTTGTAGCCGGGCACGGCGTACTTCTCGCTGTCGGAGCGGGCCACTCCACCCGGCCCATACGCCACCACCTGGCCACGGCTCGCGGACGGCTGCGCCTTGAGCGCGCGTTCCACTTCGGAGATCTGCGCCTGGACCGTCCCCTCGCTGGGCCGTCCGAGCACCGTGAAGACGGAGTAGCTGTGGTAGGGCAGGCTCGACCACTGCTTCTCATAGCCATAGCCCCAGTAGGTGGCGCGTCCCACGGCGCCGGACATCAATCCCCAGGCGACACGCTTGCTGGTCGTCGGCTGGTTGAGCTTCATTTCGTATTGGCAGAGCTGGTAGGGCCAATTCCAGTTGGGCGGCATCACCCACTTGTCGGCCGTATCGCCGTCGATCTGGTTCTCGGAGTCCTTGCCCCAGTTGTTGTTGAGCCAGGTCCCTCCCGTGTTGTGTTGCAGCCAGGACAGGGTTTGCACGATGCCCATCTCCGCGTCGGCGGTCCGGGAATACGTCGAGGCATAGGGCACCACGTTGGGCGTCTTGTAATCCCACCTGCTCGCGGACGTGAAGGGCTCGTCCCGGGTGTAGAACTGATACTTGTCTCCCCACTTCACGCCATCCACCGTGGCCAGGGTGCCATCCCCATCCCAGGCGATGTCCCCGTAGGGGGTACGGGAATCCGGCTGGGTGCTCAACCCCTGCGGGAGCGCCGCGCTGCTGTCGAAGGTGATGGCATAGACCGGATGGTCACGTCCCGTGGCGAAGAACCACTGCACCGTGGCCTTGATGGGAACCCATTTGGGCACCTGCGCGGTGCCGTCGTTGAAGAGCAGGTTCCAGGAGAACTCGTGGAGGGCGTGATGCCGGCCCATCAGGGCCTGACGGTACTGGCCCGTGACGTCCGCGGAACGGGCCACCAGGGAGTTGCCGCTCCCGTAGTGGCTCACCACGTAGCCCCACCCATTGTATTTCACGGCGCCGCTGCTGGCGCCCGTGCCGGTGGCGACCCGCGCCTTCGCCCCCGAGCCGTAGCGGAACTGCCGCAGCATGCCGCCGTTGGTTCCACCGGGATCCCTGGCGTCGTTGCGGGTGAGCACCGCCGTCCGCTGCTCGCCCTTGGAATCCAACCACCGGTAGACGTCCGAGTTGTACCCACCCGGCAGCTCGTTCCCCCAGCTCATGGAAGCCCAGGCCGGCTCGATCACCCCCACCGTCACCGTCGCCGTGGCGCTTCCCCCCTCGCCCAGGGCCGTCAGCCGATAGGTCGTCGTCGCGAAGGGCCGCACGGAGAGCGAGGAGCCCGTCACGACGCCGAGGTCCGGTTCAATCCGCACCTCCGTCGCGACCGCGACCTCCCACTCCAACACCGCGCTCTGCCCCCTCTCGATTTGCGACGGAGTGGCGAGAAAGCGCGTGATCACCGGCGGCGGCGGAGGCGATCCGGCGTCCACCCCGGTGCCGGCGTCCTCGATGGGCCCCGCGTCCGGGAACACCAGCTCCTCTTCGGAACCGGCATCCTCGACAACGCCCGCGTCCTCGGCGGTAACGCCCGCATCCTCGACAACGCCCGCGTCCGCGACAACGCCCGCGTCCGCGACAACGCCCGCGTCCTCGACAACGCCCGCGTCCTCGACAACCCCCGCGTCCTCGACAACGCCCGCATCCTCGGCCCCGCCCGCGGCTTGCCGCACGGGGTCATCGTTGATGCCGCAACCTGGCGAAAGCACCAGACACAACGTCAACCACGCTGCCAGCAGAGTCCAGCGCATCATTTGTCTCCAAACTTCTCGGAAGCCGGGGAAGGGAAATTGACAGGGTGTGTCATGTTTCGATGCCGAGGCCAGACAGCGGGGCCGCGAGCACGAAGACGCGCTTGTCTTCAACCATTCGAGCTGGAAACTCAAACACGAGGCGCTCGGAGCCTCTCTCGAAGAGCAAGCTGTCCAGTGGCCCCACAGGGGGTGCGCAGTCAGACTCCGTCAGGATACCGCATTCCGGGGGCTCGTGAATGCCACCCCCTCCGCCCTGGATTCAGTGACGCTGTTCCTTTGCACGTCATCTTGACCACCGCGCGGGAAACCCAGGGCCTCCCGTGATTCGCTCCTTGACAGCCATTAGATTGGCGAATATCAGGATTTTCCAGATAAACCCCAAAGCCGCGAACGACCCATGAAAACTCTCGGACCCGCCCTCGCCATCGCCCTGCCATTGCTCTCTTCCGCGCCGACGTGGGCGCAGACCGCGCCCGCCACCTGGACGGAGCACTGGTTCGAGCACAACCAGACGGTCTCGCGGGTCTATCAAGACAAGGACGTGGCCGTGTATTTCGACTCGGCCGTGAACCGGTCGATCACCTGGCCCAACGGCTTCGTCGGCGACGTGTGGAGGTACACCCGGAGGACCTACGGGCAGTTCGGCACGGACGCGCAGCTCTACGCCATCTTCCACACGGCCAAGTACAGCGGGGGCCATCCGTCCACGTACTTCGACCCCAGCCATGACAGCCGCAACGTCATCGACGTGGGCTCCTCGTCCACCACCGCCTGGACGAGCGGGACCGGCAACGACCTGGACATCGTCACCCACGAGGTCGCGCACATCGTGGAAGGAGCCTCCAAGGGCGTCCGTGAATCCCCCGCCTTCGGCCTGTGGAGGGACAGCAAGTGGGCGGAGATCTTCGTCTATGACGTCTACGTGGGGCTGGGCCGGACCAGTGATGCCAATCGCTGGTACAACCTGATGCTGAACACGACGGACGGCTTCCCCCGGAGCAACACCCACTGGTTCAGGGATTGGTTCTATCCCATCTACAAGAATCACGGCGGGGCCACGGTGCTCAACCGCTACTTCGCCCTGCTGGCGCAGTACTTCCCGAAGAACGGAAGCAGCTACGCGCGAGGCCTGAACTGGGGCGAGTTCATCCACTTCTGGAGCGGCGCGGCGGGCGTGAATCTGAAGACCCTGGCCACCTCCGCCTTTGGCTGGCCCGCCGAGTGGGAGACCCAGTTCGTCCAGGCGCAGAGCAGCTTCCCCTTCACCTACGCGTCCCCGGGGCCCAACGCCACCACCCTGTACCAGGACATCAACCATGGCGGCTACGCGGCGGCGCTGCCCGTGGGCCGCTACAACCTCGCCACCTTGAAGGCCTGGGGCGTGCGCGACAACGACATCACCTCGCTCAAGGTCGCCAGCGGCTACAAGGTCACCCTCTACGCCGATGACAACTTCACCGGCGCCAGCCTCACCAAGACGGCGGACGATGCCTCGCTCGTGGATGACAGCTGGAATGACGTGGTGACGTCCATCATCGTGCAAGCCGCGAGCGCGGCGAGCCCCCCGCCGTCCATCCAGGCGGAGCCCGACAACAGCACGCTCGATGCGGCGGACTGACTCAGGCCCCAGCCGCACGACGGGTTGCCGCCGCGGTGCGAGTCGCTATCGCACGGGCTGGACCCCGAGGGGGGAGCCCGCGCTCCCCTCCGGAGGCTAACCGAGGCGCAGCCGTACCCGCTGGGAGTGCTCGACCAGACCGTTGTTGTCCAGCCGATCCGCCGCCCACGACACCGCCGCCGGCCACGAGGCCAGGATGGAGTACGGCACGACGGAAGGCTTGATGCGGTGGACGATGACCCTCGCCATCAGCGCCAAGGTCGGAGAGTTGATGAGCGCCACGATGCCCATCGACCACTGGCGCATCGGGCCTGTCTGCTGACGCAGGAACAGCCACTGCTGCTCGCGCTGCTCGAAGGTGAAGGATTGGAGCTGGCGGATGTCCACCAGGGAGACGAACCGCTCTCCCCGCCGCAGATAGGACCGGATGCGCGCGAACAGCTCATCCTGCTGCTCGTTCGTGATCACCCGCGGGAACGTCACCCGCAGCAGGGGCCAGAGCGAGTCATCCACGAGGATGGAAGTTGGCGAGCCCATGCGCGGGAGGTGATACCCGCCAGCCATGGTCCCCGGAGGCGGCTGCTCGACGCCAGCGACGCTCCGTTCCATGGCACCAGGGGGGGGACGGTAGTGCATGACGCACCGTACCATGACGCGGGGTCGTGTGAGCGCCTCACCCTCCGGCGGGGGGCTCGAAGCGCCGCGGACCCCCGTGGAAGTGCTCATCCAGGAAGGCCTCGGCCCGCTCCCGGGCGGCGTTCGTGCTGGACGAGGACCCGTCCACGCCCCCCCAGGAGGCGAAGCGCGCGCGCTCCAGCACCGACGAGAACCGGTCCGGTTCGGGCTCCAGCCCCCGCTCCACTTCCGCGAGCAGGGCGTGCGCCCGCTCCACCACCGCGAGCGCCTCCTCGAGGGAGACCGTCTGGCGGGTCAGCGCGCCGAGCAACCGGCAGCCATAGCGGCGGCAGCCTTCCGGGCGGGCTCCGTAGACGGAACACTGGCGCGCGTGGAGGGCCGGACAGCATTGGCGAAGGGCGGGCGCGCCCCCCGCGAGCCGGACCACCTCGAGCCCGTGGCGCCGGGCCGCGTCGACCTCGGCGTGCTCGAGGGGCACGTGGCTGAAGAGGTTGCCGTCGCAGCACAGGCCACAGCGACGGCACAGGTCGGACGAGGACATGGGGCCTCCAGGCGTCGCGCCGCGGCGGGCATGCGCGTGCAGCGCATCTTGCGACGATTCCGGGGCCCCTGCACGCGCACCGCCCGGGTCAGTAGTTGACCTGGAGCTGGATGCGCGTCACGTCGCCGCGCTGCTGCTGGTAGGGCGCGCGGGACGAGGTGCGATCCGAGACCAGATACGCCGCCGTCACCTCGAGCGCCTTGAGGATCTGCCACTCCACGCCCATCTCCAGCTCGCGCACGTCGTAGCGGGGGGCGTTCGTCTCGAACTTCTTGCCACCCTCGTAGAGCGTGCCGCGGACGTAGGGGATGAGCGACACGCCAGCCACGTTGTCCAGCTTGTACATGAGCTGCGCGTAGCCGCCGCGCAGCGGGCGGCTGTCGATGG
Proteins encoded in this window:
- a CDS encoding YkgJ family cysteine cluster protein translates to MSSSDLCRRCGLCCDGNLFSHVPLEHAEVDAARRHGLEVVRLAGGAPALRQCCPALHARQCSVYGARPEGCRRYGCRLLGALTRQTVSLEEALAVVERAHALLAEVERGLEPEPDRFSSVLERARFASWGGVDGSSSSTNAARERAEAFLDEHFHGGPRRFEPPAGG